In Streptomyces sp. NBC_00306, a single genomic region encodes these proteins:
- a CDS encoding class I SAM-dependent methyltransferase: MTDAHIVNTHQAEAWNGYEGRHWADNPARYDGVYGPSTTPLLEAARITASESVLDIGCGNGHLTRIAAGQAAHALGVDLSGPMLETARATAAQEGIDNVSFVRADAQVHPFQNASFDVALSRFGVMFFADPVAAFANVGRALRPGGRLAFVCPQVFRHMGQYKIFTAIATQVTLPNLSGDDETGPASLADPTRTTGILRDAGYENATATELEVRQLWGKDAEDATGFLFGWGPMRHWLRDADPDAVTRARAAATEAFRAFENRGDGKGGARGEGGNRGEGEGDGWSESEGEGEGKGEGGVVLTARLWLVTATWPG; encoded by the coding sequence ATGACGGACGCACACATTGTGAACACCCATCAGGCCGAGGCATGGAACGGCTACGAGGGGCGGCACTGGGCGGACAACCCGGCCCGCTACGACGGCGTCTACGGTCCCTCCACCACCCCACTCCTCGAAGCGGCCCGGATCACCGCCTCCGAAAGCGTCCTCGACATCGGCTGCGGCAACGGCCACCTCACCCGCATCGCCGCAGGCCAGGCCGCACATGCCCTCGGGGTCGACCTCTCCGGACCCATGCTGGAAACCGCCCGCGCCACAGCCGCCCAAGAGGGCATCGACAACGTCTCGTTCGTCCGCGCCGACGCCCAGGTGCACCCCTTCCAAAACGCCTCATTCGACGTCGCTCTCAGCCGCTTCGGCGTCATGTTCTTCGCCGATCCCGTCGCCGCCTTCGCCAACGTCGGACGTGCTCTGCGGCCCGGCGGGCGGCTCGCCTTCGTCTGTCCACAGGTATTCCGGCACATGGGCCAGTACAAGATCTTCACAGCGATCGCGACCCAGGTGACCTTGCCCAATCTGTCCGGCGACGACGAAACCGGACCCGCCTCCCTCGCCGACCCCACCCGCACGACCGGCATCCTGCGCGACGCCGGCTACGAGAACGCGACCGCGACGGAACTCGAGGTCCGCCAGCTGTGGGGCAAGGACGCCGAGGACGCCACGGGCTTCCTCTTCGGCTGGGGCCCGATGCGCCACTGGCTGCGCGACGCCGATCCGGACGCGGTGACCCGAGCCCGCGCGGCCGCCACCGAGGCGTTCCGCGCTTTCGAGAACAGGGGCGACGGTAAGGGCGGGGCCAGGGGAGAGGGCGGGAACAGGGGAGAGGGCGAGGGCGACGGCTGGAGCGAGAGTGAGGGCGAAGGCGAAGGTAAGGGCGAGGGCGGTGTCGTGCTCACGGCGCGTCTCTGGCTGGTGACCGCCACCTGGCCCGGCTGA
- the iolB gene encoding 5-deoxy-glucuronate isomerase yields MSADKLQELHVPAGSAASGPYALRVDPEQAGWGYSGLRVLELEPGGSHTLDTGDSEWIVLPLSGGCTVYTQGEFFELQGRESVFGGVSDFAYVPRDAHAQIASGAGGRFALAGAKCERRLPARYGPAPEVPVELRGSGTCSRQVNNFAAADTFECDKLIAVEVLTPGGNWSSYPPHKHDEHRPGAESELEEIYYFEIEQGGVGYHRVSPSRAGGADVLAEVRTGDAVLIPDGWHGPSIAAPGRHMYYLNVMAGPGADREWLIRDHPDHSWIREIWPTQPVDSRLPLYGTGTGPGTEPGAGAGTGPGADVPGTGHGTRPEAEGGHR; encoded by the coding sequence ATGAGCGCCGACAAGTTGCAGGAGCTGCACGTACCGGCGGGCAGCGCGGCCAGTGGGCCGTACGCCCTCCGCGTCGACCCCGAGCAGGCCGGCTGGGGGTATTCCGGTCTGCGTGTGCTGGAGCTGGAGCCGGGCGGCTCGCACACGCTCGACACCGGGGACAGCGAGTGGATCGTGCTGCCGCTCAGCGGTGGCTGCACGGTGTACACACAAGGCGAGTTCTTCGAACTGCAGGGCAGAGAGAGCGTCTTCGGCGGAGTGAGCGACTTCGCCTATGTGCCGCGCGATGCCCATGCCCAGATCGCCTCCGGTGCGGGAGGCCGCTTCGCCCTGGCAGGAGCGAAGTGCGAGCGACGACTCCCCGCTCGCTACGGCCCCGCGCCGGAGGTACCGGTCGAACTGCGCGGCTCCGGGACGTGCTCGCGGCAGGTCAACAACTTCGCCGCCGCCGACACGTTCGAGTGCGACAAGCTGATCGCCGTCGAGGTGCTCACGCCCGGCGGGAACTGGTCCTCCTATCCGCCGCACAAGCACGACGAGCACCGGCCCGGAGCCGAGTCCGAGCTGGAGGAGATCTACTACTTCGAGATCGAGCAGGGCGGTGTCGGCTACCACCGCGTCTCGCCGTCGCGGGCCGGCGGCGCCGATGTCCTCGCCGAGGTGCGCACCGGGGACGCCGTCCTCATCCCGGACGGCTGGCACGGCCCGTCGATTGCCGCGCCCGGACGGCACATGTACTACCTCAACGTGATGGCGGGACCGGGCGCGGACCGCGAATGGCTGATCCGCGACCACCCCGACCACAGCTGGATCCGCGAGATCTGGCCCACGCAGCCGGTCGATTCCCGGCTGCCGCTGTACGGGACGGGGACCGGCCCCGGAACCGAACCCGGAGCAGGGGCAGGAACCGGACCCGGAGCAGACGTACCCGGGACCGGCCACGGAACCCGACCCGAGGCCGAGGGAGGCCACCGATGA
- the iolD gene encoding 3D-(3,5/4)-trihydroxycyclohexane-1,2-dione acylhydrolase (decyclizing) — MSTRRLTVAQALVAFLSRQYTERDGRRTRLINATWGIFGHGNVAGLGQALLESGPEMPYIQGRNEQAMVHAAVGYARQSRRLSAQAVTTSIGPGATNLVTGAALATINRLPVLLLPGDVFATRPADPVLQQLEVPYAGDVSVNDALRPVSRFFDRVMRPEALIPAALQAMRVLADPAETGAVTLALPQDVQAEAYDWPEDFFAERVWQVSRPRPDLTALDAARRALTSARRPLLVVGGGVRHSEAEGALRAFSDATRIPVASTQAGKGSLPYDHPADVGGIGHTGTATADELACTADLVIGVGTRWSDFTTASSTLFQNPSVRFLNINITSFDAHKMAGLSLVADARAALEELTGALGPGFRVEPAYETEYADDKERWEHRVDASYEGDDDTRPTQPQVLGVLDALVTEDDIVINAAGSLPGDLHKLWRARSADQYHVEYGYSCMGYEIPAAIGVGMAAPGRPVWALVGDGTYLMNPTEIVTAVQENIPIKVIILQNHGYASIGGLSESVGSERFGTAYRHRAPDGTYTGAPLPVDLAANAAALGLRVIRAKTVRDLREALAEARAADVPTGVYIETETADTVSGAPPAQAWWDVPVAATATRPSAVKAREEYDRQVAARRRHL, encoded by the coding sequence ATGAGCACCCGCCGCCTCACCGTCGCCCAGGCGCTGGTCGCCTTCCTGTCCCGCCAGTACACCGAGCGGGACGGCCGCCGTACGCGTCTGATCAACGCGACCTGGGGCATCTTCGGCCACGGTAACGTGGCCGGCCTGGGACAGGCGCTCCTGGAGTCCGGCCCGGAGATGCCCTACATCCAGGGCCGCAACGAACAGGCCATGGTGCACGCCGCCGTCGGCTACGCCCGCCAGTCCCGGCGGCTGTCCGCGCAGGCCGTCACCACCTCCATCGGCCCCGGTGCCACCAACCTCGTCACCGGCGCGGCGCTCGCCACCATCAACCGGCTGCCGGTCCTGCTGCTGCCCGGCGACGTCTTCGCGACCCGCCCGGCCGACCCGGTCCTGCAACAGCTCGAAGTCCCCTACGCGGGCGATGTGTCGGTCAACGACGCCCTGCGCCCCGTCTCCCGCTTCTTCGACCGCGTCATGCGGCCCGAAGCTCTGATCCCCGCCGCCCTCCAGGCCATGCGCGTCCTCGCCGACCCGGCCGAGACGGGAGCGGTGACGCTGGCCCTGCCCCAGGACGTGCAGGCCGAGGCGTACGACTGGCCGGAGGACTTCTTCGCCGAGCGCGTCTGGCAGGTGAGCCGCCCGCGCCCGGACCTCACGGCGCTCGACGCCGCCCGGCGCGCGCTGACCTCGGCCCGCCGGCCGCTGCTGGTCGTCGGCGGCGGTGTCCGCCACAGCGAGGCGGAGGGCGCGCTGCGTGCCTTCTCCGACGCGACCCGTATCCCGGTCGCCTCCACGCAGGCCGGCAAGGGCTCGCTGCCGTACGACCACCCCGCCGATGTCGGCGGCATCGGTCACACCGGTACGGCCACGGCGGACGAACTCGCCTGCACCGCCGACCTGGTGATCGGCGTGGGCACCCGGTGGTCGGACTTCACCACCGCCTCGTCGACCCTGTTCCAGAACCCGTCCGTCCGCTTCCTGAACATCAACATCACCTCCTTCGACGCCCACAAGATGGCGGGTCTGTCCCTGGTCGCCGACGCGCGGGCCGCACTGGAGGAACTCACCGGCGCGCTGGGCCCCGGCTTCCGCGTCGAGCCCGCGTACGAGACGGAGTACGCCGACGACAAGGAGCGCTGGGAGCACCGCGTCGACGCCTCCTACGAGGGCGACGACGACACCCGGCCCACCCAGCCCCAGGTGCTCGGCGTGCTCGACGCGCTGGTCACCGAGGACGACATCGTGATCAACGCGGCCGGTTCACTCCCCGGCGACCTGCACAAACTGTGGCGCGCCCGGTCGGCCGACCAGTACCACGTCGAGTACGGCTACTCCTGCATGGGATACGAGATCCCCGCGGCGATCGGGGTCGGGATGGCCGCGCCCGGGCGCCCCGTCTGGGCACTGGTCGGCGACGGTACGTATCTGATGAATCCCACCGAAATCGTCACAGCGGTCCAGGAGAACATCCCGATCAAGGTGATCATCCTCCAGAACCACGGATACGCCTCCATCGGCGGTCTCTCCGAGTCGGTCGGCTCCGAACGGTTCGGCACCGCCTACCGCCATCGCGCACCGGACGGCACGTACACCGGTGCCCCTCTGCCCGTCGACCTGGCCGCCAACGCCGCCGCGCTCGGACTGCGCGTCATCCGCGCCAAGACGGTGCGTGACCTGCGTGAAGCGCTGGCGGAGGCCCGCGCGGCCGACGTCCCCACAGGTGTCTACATCGAGACCGAAACGGCAGACACTGTGTCGGGCGCGCCTCCGGCGCAGGCGTGGTGGGATGTTCCGGTGGCCGCGACCGCGACCCGCCCGTCGGCGGTCAAGGCCCGGGAGGAGTACGACCGGCAAGTCGCAGCCCGACGCCGCCATCTGTGA
- a CDS encoding S8 family peptidase, producing MHEMRTPTRRFGALIPAVALAAGLQFAASPTAQSATIGDLRLAPSSTAVANSWIVVLKDGSTRAADFGVTPKHTYRNVLAGFSTSMSDAKAAKLAADPRVKYVEQNQTVRLNDTQTNPTWGLDRIDQRDLPLSKSYTHNTPASNVNAYIIDTGIRTSHSEFGGRASVGTDTVGGGQNGQDCQGHGTHVAGTVGGKTYGVAKGVKLIAVRVLDCNGSGTTAGVIAGVDWVTANAKKPAVANMSLGGGTNTSLDNAVKKSIASGVSFAVAAGNGNFLGIPQNACNSSPARVPEAITVGATDNTDRRASFSNFGTCLDLFAPGVNITSAWRTNDTATNTISGTSMATPHTAGVAALYLATHTTATPAQVRDALVNNATNNKVQDPRTGSPNKLLYSLF from the coding sequence GTGCACGAGATGAGAACCCCCACCCGCCGCTTCGGTGCGCTGATACCCGCAGTCGCACTTGCGGCCGGTCTCCAGTTCGCCGCTTCCCCCACCGCGCAGAGCGCGACGATCGGCGACCTCCGTCTCGCTCCTTCCTCAACTGCCGTCGCCAACAGCTGGATCGTCGTCCTGAAGGACGGTTCGACGCGTGCCGCGGACTTCGGTGTCACGCCCAAGCACACCTATCGCAACGTCCTCGCGGGCTTCTCCACGTCGATGTCCGACGCGAAGGCGGCGAAGCTCGCCGCCGACCCCCGCGTGAAGTACGTCGAGCAGAACCAGACGGTTCGCCTCAACGACACCCAGACGAACCCGACCTGGGGCCTCGACCGCATCGACCAGCGGGACCTGCCGCTGTCGAAGTCGTACACCCACAACACGCCGGCGTCGAACGTGAACGCGTACATCATCGACACCGGAATCCGCACGTCCCACAGCGAGTTCGGCGGCCGCGCGAGCGTCGGCACGGACACGGTGGGCGGCGGTCAGAACGGTCAGGACTGTCAGGGACATGGCACCCACGTCGCCGGTACGGTCGGCGGCAAGACGTACGGCGTCGCCAAGGGCGTCAAGCTCATCGCCGTACGCGTCCTGGACTGCAACGGCTCCGGCACCACCGCCGGTGTCATCGCGGGCGTCGACTGGGTGACCGCCAACGCCAAGAAGCCGGCGGTGGCCAACATGAGCCTGGGCGGCGGGACCAACACCTCGCTGGACAACGCGGTCAAGAAGTCCATCGCCTCCGGCGTGAGCTTCGCCGTGGCCGCGGGCAACGGCAACTTCCTCGGCATCCCGCAGAACGCGTGCAACTCCTCCCCCGCCCGCGTCCCCGAGGCGATCACGGTCGGCGCGACGGACAACACGGACCGCCGGGCGTCGTTCTCCAACTTCGGCACCTGCCTGGACCTGTTCGCACCCGGTGTGAACATCACGTCCGCGTGGCGGACCAACGACACCGCCACCAACACGATCTCGGGCACTTCGATGGCCACGCCGCACACGGCGGGCGTCGCGGCGCTCTATCTGGCGACCCACACCACCGCGACCCCGGCGCAGGTGCGGGACGCCCTGGTGAACAACGCCACGAACAACAAGGTCCAGGACCCGAGGACCGGTTCGCCGAACAAGCTGCTGTACTCGCTGTTCTAG
- a CDS encoding alpha/beta fold hydrolase encodes MQIRLPRPRGRWLAGGAALAVLAGAGTWTAVADDSAPTVHRQDKVQAMPGAKIDTSFFTAGGSERRPAVLLGHGFGGSKDDVRAQAEKLARDGYAVMTWSARGFGESTGQIGLNDPDHEVKDVSRLIDNLAARPGVQLDADGDPRVGVAGASYGGAISLLAAGYDKRVDAIAPAISYWNLSDALFPNGVFKKLWAGIFFSTGSAGGNPAGPAGDAPADTPAGDAPAGAGDGPAGSGGNSDPGSPAGPANPGACGRFQPALCAMYERVAVAGKPDAAAEQLLERRSPSAVGDRIKVPTLIIQGQSDSLFPLAHADAMAQQIKANGAPVSVDWIAGGHDGGDRESARIESRISSWFDRYLGQDKNADTGPAFRVSRTGGVDSTDGQALLRGATGNRYPGLESGARPIPLSGREQTFANPAGGTPPAISAVPGISGGINQLSSLGVGLSLDFPGQFARFESRPLKQSLRITGSPTVRVNVTSSNGDAVLFGKVYDVGPDGREQVLPSQLVAPVRIGGAQQAKNVSLTLPAVDHEVDAGHRLRLVLSATDLAYASPPNPATYTVALADGAALSVPTAPAVKTQASGLPWWTWGLPAAGALVAAALLFTARRRVAAPAPDPELADVPLEITGLTKRYSKSSDRYAVQDLSFRVEKGQVLGLLGPNGAGKTTTLRMLMGLIRPDAGEIRVFGQAIRPGAPVLSRVGAFVEGAGFLPHLSGRDNLELYWRATGRPAEDAHIEDALKIAGLGDALARAVRTYSQGMRQRLAIAQAMLGLPDLLILDEPTNGLDPPQIREMRDVMIRYAAGGRTVIVSSHLLSEVEQTCTHLVVMDRGRLVQAGPVAEITGEGDTLLVTTSTEVPDPVIEKIGALAGIGSAVRVDEGLLVRLDGASATSMISELVRLDVPLTGVGPHRRLEDAFLTLIGGSA; translated from the coding sequence ATGCAGATCCGACTTCCCCGGCCGCGCGGCCGATGGCTCGCAGGCGGCGCTGCCCTGGCCGTCCTCGCCGGCGCGGGCACCTGGACCGCGGTCGCCGACGACAGCGCCCCGACCGTGCACCGGCAGGACAAGGTGCAGGCCATGCCCGGGGCGAAGATCGACACCTCTTTCTTCACGGCCGGCGGCAGCGAACGGCGTCCGGCCGTTCTCCTCGGACACGGCTTCGGCGGCAGCAAGGACGACGTCCGCGCGCAGGCGGAGAAGCTCGCCCGCGACGGCTACGCCGTGATGACCTGGTCCGCCAGGGGATTCGGCGAATCCACCGGACAGATCGGCCTCAACGACCCCGACCACGAGGTCAAGGACGTCTCCCGGCTGATCGACAACCTCGCCGCCCGCCCCGGGGTGCAGCTGGACGCCGACGGCGACCCGCGCGTAGGAGTCGCCGGCGCCTCCTACGGCGGCGCCATCTCTCTCCTCGCCGCCGGCTACGACAAGCGGGTCGACGCCATCGCACCGGCGATCTCCTACTGGAACCTCTCCGACGCCCTCTTCCCGAACGGCGTCTTCAAGAAGCTCTGGGCAGGCATCTTCTTCTCCACCGGCTCGGCGGGCGGCAATCCCGCCGGCCCCGCCGGCGATGCACCGGCCGACACCCCCGCCGGAGACGCTCCGGCCGGGGCCGGGGACGGCCCCGCGGGGTCGGGCGGCAACAGCGACCCCGGATCCCCGGCAGGCCCGGCGAACCCCGGCGCCTGTGGGCGCTTCCAGCCCGCACTGTGCGCCATGTACGAGCGCGTCGCCGTCGCCGGCAAGCCCGACGCCGCTGCCGAGCAGCTCCTTGAACGCCGCAGCCCCTCCGCCGTCGGCGACCGCATCAAGGTGCCCACCCTGATCATCCAGGGCCAGTCCGACTCGCTCTTCCCGCTTGCGCATGCCGACGCCATGGCTCAGCAGATCAAGGCCAACGGCGCGCCCGTCTCCGTCGACTGGATCGCCGGCGGACACGACGGCGGCGACCGCGAGAGCGCCCGCATCGAGAGCCGCATCAGCTCCTGGTTCGACCGCTACCTCGGCCAGGACAAGAACGCCGACACCGGTCCCGCCTTCCGCGTCAGCCGCACCGGAGGTGTCGACTCCACCGACGGCCAGGCACTGCTGCGCGGCGCGACCGGCAACCGCTACCCGGGCCTGGAGAGCGGCGCCCGGCCGATCCCGCTCAGCGGCCGCGAGCAGACCTTTGCCAACCCGGCCGGCGGCACCCCGCCCGCCATCTCCGCCGTCCCCGGCATCAGCGGCGGCATCAACCAGCTCTCCTCCCTCGGAGTCGGACTCTCCCTCGACTTCCCCGGCCAGTTTGCCCGCTTCGAATCGCGCCCCCTCAAGCAGTCCCTGCGGATCACCGGCTCCCCGACCGTCCGCGTCAACGTCACCTCCTCCAACGGCGACGCGGTGCTGTTCGGGAAGGTCTACGACGTCGGCCCCGACGGCCGCGAGCAGGTCCTGCCTTCTCAGCTCGTCGCCCCCGTCCGCATTGGGGGCGCCCAGCAGGCCAAGAACGTCTCCTTGACCCTGCCCGCCGTGGACCACGAGGTCGACGCCGGACACCGGCTGCGTCTCGTGCTCTCCGCGACCGACCTCGCATACGCCTCGCCGCCGAACCCCGCGACCTACACCGTCGCCCTCGCCGACGGCGCGGCGCTGTCGGTGCCCACTGCGCCGGCCGTGAAGACCCAGGCCTCGGGATTGCCCTGGTGGACCTGGGGCCTCCCGGCCGCCGGCGCGCTCGTGGCAGCCGCGCTGCTGTTCACCGCCCGCCGCCGCGTCGCCGCCCCGGCACCGGACCCCGAACTCGCCGACGTCCCGTTGGAGATCACCGGACTCACCAAGCGGTACTCGAAGTCCTCCGACCGCTACGCCGTGCAGGACCTCTCCTTCCGCGTCGAGAAGGGGCAGGTGCTCGGTCTCCTCGGACCGAACGGTGCGGGCAAGACCACCACACTGCGCATGCTCATGGGCCTCATCCGTCCCGACGCGGGCGAAATCCGGGTCTTCGGCCAGGCCATCCGCCCGGGTGCGCCCGTCCTCTCCCGGGTCGGCGCCTTCGTCGAAGGCGCGGGCTTCCTTCCGCATCTGTCGGGCCGCGACAATCTGGAGCTCTACTGGCGGGCAACCGGCCGCCCCGCAGAGGACGCGCACATCGAGGACGCCCTCAAGATCGCGGGACTCGGTGACGCCCTCGCCCGTGCGGTACGCACCTACTCACAAGGCATGCGACAGCGTCTCGCCATCGCTCAGGCCATGCTCGGTCTGCCGGATCTGCTGATCCTCGACGAGCCGACCAACGGCCTTGACCCGCCGCAGATCCGCGAAATGCGGGACGTGATGATCCGATACGCCGCCGGAGGCCGCACGGTCATCGTCTCCAGTCACCTCCTGTCCGAGGTCGAGCAGACCTGCACTCATCTGGTGGTCATGGACCGCGGCCGGCTGGTGCAGGCAGGACCGGTCGCGGAGATCACGGGCGAGGGCGACACCCTGCTGGTCACCACCAGCACCGAGGTGCCCGACCCGGTGATCGAGAAGATCGGCGCCCTGGCAGGGATCGGCTCCGCCGTCCGTGTGGACGAAGGACTGCTTGTCCGACTGGACGGTGCAAGTGCCACGTCGATGATCAGCGAACTCGTCCGGCTGGACGTGCCGTTGACCGGAGTGGGCCCGCACCGCCGCCTGGAGGATGCCTTCCTCACCCTGATCGGAGGTTCCGCATGA
- a CDS encoding DUF4291 domain-containing protein: MHEPARRIRALHTASTITVYQAYSPTIGVPAARDGRFPASWKRDRMTWIKPSFLWMMYRCGWGLKEGQEIVLAVEIARDGFDWALENSCLSHYDRDVYTDHASWKRELKRSPARVQWDPERDLHLRPLPYRSLQLGLAGEASRRYADEWTLSITDVTPLAHRIHALVRQGYLDTARGLLPDERPYPDPDDAA, encoded by the coding sequence ATGCACGAGCCTGCGCGCCGCATCCGAGCGCTCCACACCGCCTCGACGATCACCGTCTACCAGGCGTACTCACCCACGATCGGCGTTCCCGCGGCGCGGGACGGGCGCTTCCCCGCGTCCTGGAAGCGCGACCGCATGACGTGGATCAAGCCGTCGTTCCTGTGGATGATGTACCGCTGCGGCTGGGGCTTGAAGGAAGGCCAGGAGATCGTCCTGGCCGTCGAGATCGCCCGCGACGGTTTCGACTGGGCCCTGGAGAATTCCTGTCTCTCGCACTACGACAGGGATGTGTACACCGACCACGCGTCCTGGAAGCGGGAGTTGAAGAGGTCACCGGCCAGGGTGCAGTGGGATCCCGAGCGCGATCTGCATCTGCGGCCGCTGCCGTACCGCTCGCTCCAGCTCGGCCTCGCGGGTGAGGCATCACGCCGTTACGCGGACGAGTGGACCCTCTCCATCACCGACGTCACTCCGCTGGCCCACCGGATCCACGCCCTGGTCCGTCAGGGCTACCTGGACACCGCCCGCGGTCTGCTGCCTGACGAGCGTCCCTATCCGGATCCGGACGACGCGGCATGA
- the mmsA gene encoding CoA-acylating methylmalonate-semialdehyde dehydrogenase, with protein sequence MKTVNHWIGGKTVEGASGNWGPVTDPATGAVTTQVALASAEEVGAAVSAAKEAFATWGTASLSQRTAILFRYRALLDAHRDDIAALITAEHGKVHSDALGEVARGLEIVELACGITTQLKGELSTQVSNRVDVAAIRQPLGVVAGITPFNFPAMVPMWMFPLAIACGNTFVLKPSEKDPSAAVLLAELAAEAGLPDGVLNVVHGDKVAVDALLEHPDVSAVSFVGSTPIARYIHTTASANGKRVQALGGAKNHMLVLPDADLDAAADAAVSAAYGSAGERCMAISAVVAVSSVADELVDKIRERAEKIKIGPGNDPTSEMGPLITKAHRDKVASYVEGAAAQGAEVVLDGTGYSVDGFEDGHWIGLSLLDKVSTDSDAYRDEIFGPVLCVLRAETYEDGVDLINASPYGNGTAIFTRDGGAARRFQLEIQAGMVGVNVPIPVPVGYHSFGGWKDSLFGDHHIYGNDGVHFYTRGKVVTTRWPDPSEAPVGVDLGFPRNH encoded by the coding sequence ATGAAGACCGTCAACCACTGGATCGGTGGCAAGACCGTCGAGGGCGCGTCCGGCAACTGGGGACCGGTCACCGACCCGGCGACCGGTGCCGTCACCACCCAGGTGGCACTGGCCTCGGCCGAGGAGGTCGGCGCGGCCGTGTCGGCGGCGAAGGAGGCGTTCGCGACCTGGGGCACGGCCTCGCTGTCGCAGCGCACCGCGATCCTGTTCCGCTACCGCGCGCTCCTGGACGCCCACCGCGACGACATCGCCGCACTGATCACCGCCGAGCACGGCAAGGTCCACTCCGACGCGCTGGGCGAGGTCGCCCGCGGTCTGGAGATCGTGGAACTCGCCTGCGGCATCACCACACAGCTCAAGGGCGAACTGTCCACCCAGGTGTCCAACCGGGTCGACGTCGCCGCGATCCGCCAGCCCCTCGGCGTCGTCGCGGGCATCACGCCGTTCAACTTCCCGGCGATGGTGCCGATGTGGATGTTCCCGCTGGCGATCGCCTGCGGAAACACCTTCGTGCTCAAGCCGAGCGAGAAGGACCCCTCGGCCGCCGTGCTGCTGGCCGAGCTCGCCGCGGAGGCCGGACTGCCCGACGGCGTGCTCAATGTCGTCCACGGCGACAAGGTCGCGGTCGACGCGCTGCTGGAGCACCCGGACGTCAGCGCGGTCTCCTTCGTCGGCTCGACGCCCATCGCCCGCTACATCCACACCACGGCCTCCGCCAACGGCAAGCGCGTCCAGGCGCTCGGCGGCGCGAAGAACCACATGCTGGTCCTGCCGGACGCCGACCTGGACGCGGCGGCGGACGCCGCCGTCTCGGCCGCGTACGGCTCGGCGGGCGAGCGCTGCATGGCGATCTCCGCGGTCGTCGCGGTCAGCTCCGTCGCGGACGAACTGGTGGACAAGATCCGCGAGCGCGCCGAGAAGATCAAGATCGGCCCGGGCAACGACCCGACGTCCGAGATGGGCCCGCTGATCACCAAGGCCCACCGCGACAAGGTGGCTTCCTACGTCGAGGGCGCGGCCGCCCAGGGCGCCGAGGTCGTCCTCGACGGCACGGGCTACTCCGTGGACGGCTTCGAGGACGGCCACTGGATCGGCCTGTCGCTGCTCGACAAGGTCTCCACGGACTCCGACGCCTACCGCGACGAGATCTTCGGCCCGGTGCTGTGCGTGCTGCGCGCGGAGACGTACGAGGACGGCGTGGACCTCATCAACGCCTCCCCCTACGGCAACGGCACCGCCATCTTCACCCGCGACGGCGGAGCGGCCCGCCGCTTCCAGCTGGAGATCCAGGCGGGCATGGTCGGCGTGAACGTCCCGATCCCGGTCCCCGTCGGCTACCACTCCTTCGGGGGCTGGAAGGACTCGCTCTTCGGCGACCACCACATCTACGGCAACGACGGCGTGCACTTCTACACCCGCGGCAAGGTGGTCACGACCCGCTGGCCGGACCCGTCGGAGGCACCGGTCGGCGTGGACCTGGGCTTCCCGCGCAACCACTGA
- a CDS encoding Cgl0159 family (beta/alpha)8-fold protein translates to MSRVDIAELVGIRTRHPEAVAEAAARRRRRPRLIGDSGRLMIIAADHPARGALGVGESRLAMANRLELLERLCLALSRPGVDGVLATADILDDLLLLGALDDKVVIGSMNRGGLAGASFELDDRFTGYRAQDLDRLGFDAGKLLLRIDYQDPASLDTLHATARTVDEMAERQLPVFVEPFICHRTDGRLRNDLSADAVTRSIAIASGLAGTSAYTWLKVPVTDNPDDMASVMETSTLPAVLLGGEIGDDQHGAYEKWRGALQLPTVQGLVVGRSLLYPVDGDVAGAVDTAVGLL, encoded by the coding sequence GTGAGCCGTGTCGACATCGCCGAGCTCGTCGGGATCCGCACCCGGCATCCGGAGGCCGTCGCCGAGGCCGCCGCGCGCCGGCGCAGACGGCCCCGGCTCATCGGCGACAGCGGGCGGCTGATGATCATCGCCGCCGACCACCCGGCCCGTGGCGCGCTCGGCGTCGGTGAGAGCCGCCTCGCCATGGCCAACCGTCTCGAACTGCTGGAACGGCTCTGCCTCGCCCTCTCCCGGCCCGGTGTCGACGGAGTCCTCGCGACCGCCGACATACTCGACGACCTCCTGCTGCTCGGCGCGCTCGACGACAAGGTGGTCATCGGGTCCATGAACCGCGGGGGACTCGCCGGCGCCTCCTTCGAACTGGACGACCGCTTCACCGGCTACCGCGCCCAGGACCTGGACCGGCTCGGCTTCGACGCGGGCAAGCTGCTGCTGCGCATCGACTACCAGGACCCGGCCTCGCTCGACACGCTGCACGCCACCGCGCGCACGGTGGACGAGATGGCCGAGCGTCAGCTTCCCGTCTTCGTCGAGCCGTTCATATGTCACCGGACCGACGGCCGGCTCCGCAACGATCTCAGCGCCGACGCGGTCACCCGGTCGATCGCCATCGCCTCGGGACTCGCCGGCACCTCCGCGTACACCTGGCTGAAGGTCCCCGTCACCGACAACCCCGACGACATGGCGTCGGTGATGGAAACCTCCACGCTTCCGGCGGTCCTCCTCGGAGGGGAGATCGGCGACGATCAGCACGGCGCCTACGAGAAATGGCGTGGTGCGCTGCAACTGCCCACCGTGCAGGGTCTGGTGGTGGGACGCTCGCTGCTCTACCCGGTCGACGGGGACGTCGCCGGAGCGGTCGATACGGCCGTAGGACTGCTGTAG